A single Parabacteroides timonensis DNA region contains:
- a CDS encoding TonB-dependent receptor, whose amino-acid sequence MNKRVVLLRDVFCKPFKKQITQLFLIGAIGLIPVSAFAQAYQVTMKKSNAPLSSVIAELEKDSGYTFFYNDDQINLNKKISIDVTDASLETVLSQLFRNTDYSYRIVNNQIVISKTSGSSRNTMGGNTSQQQKSVTVKGIVKDTHGEPVIGASVVEAGTTNGTVTDFDGNFVLTMSGRDKHVLISYIGYATKKITLKEGQTSLNVILEEDSELLDEVVVVGYGTQKKVNLTGAVAAISSEDIKDRVQTNVLAAVQGTVPGVTVISRPGQTPSINFRGRGNLGTSSPLYVIDGAIADADLFSNLDPNSIESISFLKDAASSAIYGSRAAYGVVLVTTKTGKKEKMNVSYSGYVGLKMPTYLPDVLDSWDYAELLNEAFYNRDAANGKNAAYSNDEIAWFKDGSRPDYYPNTKWADLVLDNPVVTTQHSLNFSGGSDKVRFFSGLGYLYDDKFMPGQSSQRYNLDANVAADVTKWLTLKTGVKFIRSTNKTEHGVASIGNFLMVPSTMVAQQSNGEWGSIAGGKSATQSFMNGNPLRALSKNNWSNGKTDNTMIDLGFDLKPIEGLVISGQGAFKSWESKSKNYTALQENVKNFETGAEIPGTGVYTNEMNMLWQSENRQMYTLTARYDWTNKVHSIGVLAGTSYEHYNYERLYSKYKNFVTDDLKDITTGSEVSKDQPDVNSYGDPLREYKILSYFGRLNYSFNDRYLFEANLRADASSRFYKNNRWGIFPSFSAGWRINQESFMSDVKWVDNLKVRASWGTLGNINNVGNYDYFQLYNNGADYNFDNEAIKGVLESKPANEKLGWETVALTDIGVDFDIFNGLFSVTADYYIKNTSDILLSYNVPLETGIASNPSQNIAKVRNRGFELALTHRKILGEFSYQVSANIATNNNEIMDMGESDDIISNGGDKIRYILRKGESIGSFYGLKTDGLYTQEEIDAGHYYTYGRTPRAGDIKYVPQREGLEWGSAINGEDRTIIGKDVPNFTYGINLNLQYKNFEFSLFGQGVSGTQAAFESEQVSAFMLNSNPRKFHLGRWTQENPNPHAVYPRIYGGHSLDDYNQYFSDYQLFDADYFRIKTISLGYRVPSNLVSKWGMSSLKFFLTGENLFTLRADHTMKDFDPEASSGRGIGSLGTKSVAFGVNVSF is encoded by the coding sequence ATGAATAAACGAGTAGTTTTGTTGAGAGATGTGTTCTGTAAACCATTCAAAAAGCAGATCACACAATTATTTCTGATAGGTGCGATAGGGCTGATCCCTGTCTCGGCTTTCGCCCAGGCTTATCAGGTTACCATGAAAAAGAGTAATGCGCCTTTGTCGTCTGTTATCGCAGAACTGGAAAAGGATAGCGGTTATACCTTTTTTTATAATGACGATCAGATCAACCTGAACAAGAAGATCTCTATCGATGTGACGGACGCTTCTTTAGAGACGGTATTGAGTCAGTTGTTTAGGAATACGGATTATTCTTACCGGATTGTAAATAACCAGATTGTGATCTCGAAAACATCCGGATCTTCTAGGAATACAATGGGCGGGAATACTTCCCAGCAACAGAAAAGTGTAACCGTTAAAGGTATTGTAAAAGATACTCATGGAGAACCGGTGATAGGTGCTAGCGTGGTAGAGGCTGGAACGACAAACGGTACGGTTACCGACTTTGACGGTAATTTTGTCCTGACAATGTCAGGAAGAGATAAGCACGTGCTTATCTCTTATATAGGGTATGCGACGAAGAAAATAACCTTGAAAGAAGGACAGACCTCCTTGAATGTAATACTTGAAGAAGACTCCGAGCTTCTGGATGAAGTAGTGGTGGTCGGTTATGGTACCCAGAAGAAGGTAAACCTGACAGGGGCGGTTGCTGCTATCAGTTCAGAAGATATCAAAGATCGCGTACAGACAAATGTACTGGCAGCTGTTCAGGGTACTGTACCCGGTGTAACTGTTATATCCCGTCCGGGACAAACTCCTTCCATAAACTTCCGTGGACGCGGAAACCTGGGAACATCTTCTCCTTTATATGTGATCGACGGGGCTATTGCTGATGCCGATCTGTTCTCGAATCTCGATCCGAACAGTATCGAATCGATCTCTTTCCTGAAAGATGCCGCTTCTTCTGCTATCTACGGTTCACGTGCCGCTTATGGTGTTGTATTGGTAACGACCAAGACAGGTAAGAAAGAGAAAATGAATGTTTCTTACAGTGGTTATGTGGGATTGAAGATGCCGACTTATCTGCCGGATGTGCTCGACTCATGGGATTATGCAGAGTTGCTGAACGAAGCTTTCTACAACCGTGATGCGGCAAACGGTAAAAATGCTGCTTATTCGAACGATGAGATCGCTTGGTTCAAGGATGGTTCAAGACCTGATTACTACCCGAATACAAAATGGGCAGACCTGGTACTGGACAATCCGGTGGTAACAACGCAACATTCGTTAAACTTTAGCGGGGGTAGCGACAAGGTTCGTTTCTTCTCCGGCCTGGGTTATCTGTATGACGATAAATTCATGCCCGGACAGAGCTCTCAACGCTATAACCTGGATGCCAATGTGGCTGCCGATGTAACGAAATGGCTGACATTGAAGACTGGTGTGAAGTTTATCCGCAGCACGAATAAAACAGAGCATGGTGTCGCTTCTATCGGTAATTTCCTGATGGTTCCTTCTACGATGGTTGCACAACAGTCCAACGGGGAATGGGGATCTATTGCCGGCGGTAAATCTGCAACGCAATCGTTTATGAATGGTAACCCGCTACGTGCCTTGAGTAAGAACAACTGGTCGAACGGTAAGACCGACAACACAATGATCGACCTTGGTTTTGACCTGAAGCCGATCGAAGGGTTGGTTATTTCCGGACAGGGTGCATTCAAAAGCTGGGAGTCGAAATCAAAGAATTATACAGCTTTACAGGAAAATGTGAAGAACTTTGAGACCGGTGCCGAAATCCCGGGAACCGGAGTATATACAAATGAAATGAATATGCTCTGGCAGAGTGAGAACCGCCAGATGTATACGTTGACTGCCCGTTACGATTGGACGAACAAAGTACATAGTATCGGAGTTTTGGCCGGTACTTCTTACGAACATTATAATTACGAACGCCTTTATTCAAAATATAAGAACTTTGTAACAGACGACCTGAAAGATATCACAACAGGTTCGGAAGTAAGTAAAGATCAGCCGGATGTAAATTCTTACGGCGATCCGTTGCGTGAATATAAGATCCTTTCTTATTTCGGTCGTTTGAATTATAGCTTTAATGACCGCTATTTGTTTGAAGCGAATCTGCGTGCGGATGCTTCTTCCCGTTTCTATAAAAATAATCGTTGGGGTATCTTCCCTTCATTCTCTGCGGGATGGCGTATCAATCAGGAAAGTTTCATGAGCGATGTGAAATGGGTCGATAATTTGAAAGTACGTGCATCATGGGGTACATTGGGTAATATTAATAATGTGGGAAACTACGATTATTTCCAGCTGTATAACAATGGTGCGGATTATAACTTTGATAACGAAGCTATAAAAGGTGTACTGGAATCGAAACCGGCAAATGAAAAGCTGGGTTGGGAAACAGTTGCACTGACCGATATCGGAGTAGACTTTGATATATTCAATGGTTTGTTCAGTGTAACAGCCGATTATTACATCAAAAACACCAGCGATATCCTTTTGAGCTATAACGTTCCTCTGGAAACCGGTATTGCATCTAATCCGTCGCAGAATATAGCCAAGGTGCGCAACCGTGGTTTTGAACTGGCTTTGACTCATCGTAAAATATTAGGAGAGTTCTCTTATCAGGTAAGTGCAAATATTGCTACTAATAATAATGAGATTATGGATATGGGTGAGTCGGACGATATTATTAGTAATGGTGGCGATAAGATCCGATATATCCTGCGTAAAGGTGAGTCGATCGGTTCATTCTATGGCTTGAAAACAGATGGACTGTATACCCAGGAAGAAATCGATGCCGGACATTATTATACGTACGGACGTACTCCGAGAGCCGGTGATATCAAATACGTACCGCAGCGTGAAGGCCTGGAATGGGGTAGCGCTATCAATGGTGAAGACCGTACGATCATAGGAAAAGACGTACCCAATTTTACTTATGGGATCAATCTGAATCTACAATATAAGAACTTCGAATTTTCTTTATTCGGACAGGGTGTTTCCGGTACCCAGGCTGCTTTCGAGTCTGAACAGGTTTCTGCCTTTATGTTGAACTCTAACCCGCGTAAATTCCACCTGGGAAGATGGACACAGGAAAATCCGAATCCTCATGCTGTCTATCCGCGTATCTATGGAGGTCATAGCCTGGATGATTATAATCAATACTTCTCAGACTATCAGTTGTTTGATGCGGACTATTTCCGTATTAAGACAATCTCACTGGGATACCGTGTTCCTTCTAACTTAGTTTCGAAATGGGGAATGTCTTCTTTGAAATTCTTCCTGACCGGTGAGAACTTATTCACACTGCGTGCGGATCATACGATGAAAGACTTTGACCCGGAAGCTTCTTCCGGTCGCGGTATCGGTTCACTGGGAACCAAATCGGTTGCATTTGGTGTGAATGTGTCCTTCTAA
- a CDS encoding FecR family protein — protein MMNEEEILKKVLSGRMTGEERKNVSEQDIVVRHLKSQWDDSRNDSVLDPKAKDRVLDRITKKIHGHKSFTERWGRYGIAASLALLLSVGYWLAGSNEPDSQIVYVVNAGRQSMESFYLPDGSHVSLNAGSKLTYPEHFSGKNREIYLSGQAFFKVHHDTEHPFIVKTKSMDIKALGTSFEVFSVDSTSYTEMILSDGAVEVSTKRTGGEGDVYLVFPDEKLAYELNGKAEIEKVNASQYSAWYRGGKPSFKNEKLAMVLPRLESWYGIHIECPDELADKYSFTFSIHNESIELLLNIISNSSPVSYHRRGDGFVLYEKEKKR, from the coding sequence ATGATGAATGAGGAGGAAATATTAAAGAAAGTTCTATCCGGGCGTATGACCGGGGAGGAGAGAAAGAACGTTTCCGAACAAGATATAGTGGTACGCCATCTTAAAAGCCAATGGGACGATAGCAGAAATGATTCAGTCCTTGATCCGAAGGCTAAAGACCGCGTATTAGATCGTATCACGAAAAAGATACACGGACATAAATCGTTTACCGAACGTTGGGGACGATATGGTATTGCCGCTTCACTGGCATTACTTCTTTCCGTGGGGTACTGGTTGGCCGGATCGAATGAACCTGATTCTCAGATCGTGTATGTGGTGAATGCCGGACGTCAGTCGATGGAGTCGTTTTATTTACCCGATGGTAGTCATGTTTCATTGAATGCCGGGAGTAAGTTGACTTATCCGGAACATTTCTCAGGGAAGAACAGAGAAATATATCTTTCGGGGCAGGCCTTCTTTAAAGTACATCACGATACGGAACATCCTTTTATCGTGAAAACAAAAAGTATGGATATAAAAGCGCTGGGAACTTCTTTTGAAGTGTTCAGTGTCGATTCGACTTCTTATACTGAGATGATCCTTTCGGATGGAGCCGTGGAAGTGAGTACCAAGAGAACCGGGGGAGAAGGGGATGTCTATCTGGTTTTCCCGGACGAGAAGCTGGCTTACGAACTGAATGGAAAAGCAGAGATCGAGAAAGTAAATGCCAGCCAGTATTCAGCCTGGTACCGTGGGGGAAAGCCCAGCTTTAAAAATGAAAAGCTGGCGATGGTCCTTCCCCGCCTGGAAAGCTGGTATGGCATCCATATCGAATGTCCGGATGAATTGGCTGACAAGTATAGTTTTACCTTCTCCATACATAATGAATCAATTGAACTTTTATTGAATATTATATCCAACAGTTCCCCGGTATCTTACCACAGGCGAGGGGATGGATTTGTATTGTATGAAAAAGAGAAAAAAAGATAA
- a CDS encoding RNA polymerase sigma factor has translation MEDKALIIALKNGDEEAFTSLYHRYCNKVYKFCSLYFTNNSSAEEVVQEVFIKLWDIRSYVNENENLEGLLFIITRNMVFDNTRKNFNESFYQISILAAYDKAYDIEEELHAKDLKVYIDRLVNELTPRQKEIFCMSRYEHLSYKEIAEKLNITPKTVERHINDALKYLKKNIYFLHLFLSI, from the coding sequence TTGGAAGATAAAGCACTGATAATTGCACTAAAAAATGGGGACGAAGAGGCATTTACCTCCTTGTACCATAGGTATTGCAATAAAGTGTATAAATTCTGCAGTCTTTATTTTACAAATAATTCTTCTGCAGAAGAGGTAGTGCAGGAGGTCTTTATTAAGTTGTGGGATATTCGCAGCTACGTAAATGAAAACGAGAATCTGGAAGGTTTATTATTTATCATTACCCGCAACATGGTCTTTGATAATACCCGGAAAAACTTCAACGAGTCATTTTACCAGATCTCAATCCTGGCAGCCTACGACAAAGCCTATGATATAGAAGAAGAGTTGCATGCCAAAGATTTGAAAGTATACATCGACCGGCTGGTAAACGAACTGACTCCCCGCCAAAAGGAAATATTTTGTATGAGCCGGTACGAACATCTAAGCTATAAAGAGATTGCTGAAAAGTTAAATATCACACCGAAAACCGTTGAACGGCATATCAACGATGCATTGAAATATCTGAAGAAAAACATCTATTTCCTGCATCTGTTCCTTTCTATTTAA
- a CDS encoding glycerophosphodiester phosphodiesterase family protein yields the protein MKKRLILSMLLTAFLCGSSAFSQTKVIAHRGYWDCEGSAQNSITALNKAHEVGVYGSEFDVLITADGIPVVNHNDSIQGFCIETSLYEEIKDLKLKNGETLPTLEDYLIQGKQNKGTQLILEIKPHKRVVNEDRAVTAILALVQKYQLEEQVEYISFSMNICKELIRRAPAAQVAYLRGEISPADLKVLGFTGLDYHYKVFEKNPTWIQEAKNAGLTVNVWTVDDPAVMQSMIEQNVDFITTDKPEQLKEIVKKN from the coding sequence ATGAAGAAAAGATTAATCTTATCGATGCTGCTTACCGCTTTCCTTTGCGGAAGCAGCGCTTTTTCCCAGACGAAAGTAATCGCCCATCGCGGCTATTGGGACTGTGAAGGTTCTGCGCAAAATTCTATCACGGCGTTGAATAAGGCACACGAAGTAGGTGTTTATGGTTCGGAGTTCGATGTTTTGATCACAGCAGACGGCATACCTGTTGTCAACCATAATGACAGTATCCAGGGATTCTGCATCGAAACCTCTCTGTATGAAGAGATAAAAGATCTGAAACTGAAAAACGGGGAAACACTTCCTACCCTGGAAGATTACCTGATACAAGGTAAGCAGAATAAAGGTACGCAACTGATCCTTGAAATAAAGCCTCACAAAAGAGTTGTCAATGAAGACCGGGCGGTAACGGCTATCCTGGCCCTGGTACAGAAATATCAACTGGAAGAGCAGGTGGAATATATCTCTTTCAGCATGAATATCTGTAAGGAGTTGATCCGTCGTGCTCCGGCTGCACAGGTGGCTTACCTGCGTGGTGAGATTTCGCCGGCCGATCTGAAAGTCTTAGGATTTACCGGCCTGGATTATCATTATAAGGTATTCGAGAAAAATCCAACCTGGATTCAGGAAGCAAAAAATGCCGGGCTGACCGTCAATGTCTGGACCGTGGATGATCCGGCCGTAATGCAGTCGATGATCGAACAAAATGTAGATTTCATTACGACCGACAAACCGGAACAATTGAAGGAAATAGTAAAGAAAAACTGA
- a CDS encoding TonB-dependent receptor — protein sequence MKLFTKLVALLVLFCCFSGAVNAQGSTQAIITGTVVDEFGETIIGATIQVKNESTGFFTGSMTNEKGEYIIKQLPLGSPYTVTASFIGYGEQKKTGYSLNQGDMLRVDFKMQEASVEIEAVEVVANSLKNTVPKIGAATSVTAKDIAKLPVNGRNFTSLVDLSPLSTGSSLSGQLASSTNFTIDGMSAKNPTSGGTTNRNGGPYAISMEAVREFEVVTNQYDVTYGRSGGGAVSTVTKSGTNTLTGSAFVYGRADWLSSPYDIRGNDRDASFSTYQYGATLGGPIIKNRAHFFLAWDHQADSRPLQIADIKSAADEKRYNVTQSTLDQYLEIARNKYGVANSPQFGSFDKKQATDAVFARIDWQLNATNLLTIRDNYVNDRNKQALGDNSSINLYEVYGDVHSIDNSILATLRSVLGPRITNELKLQHLYTSEESTPNKQLPSANIPRAIVERVQSTVDNKDVNTTIQLGGQRYSPENFYNNVLHLVDNLYYTTNKINFTFGADLMYTNMDSRYGSEANGRFYFTGMDNFNDLKPYRYVREVYLDPDQRVKQNILNTGVYGQLQTKLFPGFEMTAGLRIDNANYFNKGNFNQTVYDELGLRTDNGLTTFQVQPRLQFTWDVNEKHTDIIRLGGGIFASDINNYAMINNMVFDGTKVLSVDLTGDLVPTPDFESYRKDPSTAPGADLFNNPNIPKLATINMNGADAKVPVVYKANFSYTHFFTDRLKMGVSGFMTLGRNNYMYVDRNMADEPFFRLAAEGNRGVYVPAESINPTNGAADWTQGRKTDKIGRVLELNSEGKVNQFAFVVDGTWRYLNDGEIAFSYTWNDTRDNTSYNGNVANSATLSKMVVDDPRDLSRMSYSDNQFRHKVVFYGTAPTFWGVSVGLRFSGLGGTRYSLAVNGNVNGDFVSSNDLAYIYDPNDAATPQYLREGIQSILDNPDVEESTKKYIRKSFGKVAERNGGVNGFYGTFDLRIAKKFKIYKTQNIELSVDIFNVANLFSKNWGSGHNLGKQNIYSIKSFDSEQKQYVYNVNANTGVSNLNGNPYQVQIGLRYGF from the coding sequence ATGAAGTTATTTACTAAGTTAGTTGCATTACTGGTACTATTTTGTTGTTTCTCCGGTGCAGTGAATGCACAGGGGAGTACCCAGGCCATTATTACCGGAACGGTAGTCGATGAGTTTGGCGAAACAATTATCGGTGCTACCATCCAGGTAAAAAATGAGTCGACCGGCTTTTTCACCGGTTCTATGACGAATGAGAAAGGAGAATATATCATCAAGCAGTTGCCTCTCGGATCGCCTTATACGGTAACAGCCTCTTTTATCGGCTATGGCGAACAGAAGAAAACCGGTTATTCGCTGAACCAGGGCGATATGCTTCGCGTGGACTTTAAGATGCAGGAGGCATCGGTCGAGATCGAAGCGGTCGAAGTAGTGGCCAACTCATTGAAGAATACGGTACCGAAGATCGGTGCAGCTACTTCCGTTACGGCAAAAGATATTGCCAAATTGCCGGTGAACGGGCGTAACTTTACCTCGTTGGTTGACCTTTCCCCGCTGAGTACCGGGAGCAGCCTCTCCGGCCAGTTAGCTTCTTCCACCAATTTCACGATCGACGGTATGTCGGCAAAGAATCCTACTTCGGGCGGAACGACGAACCGTAACGGCGGACCTTATGCCATTTCGATGGAAGCAGTCCGTGAGTTTGAAGTAGTAACCAATCAATATGATGTAACTTACGGACGCAGTGGAGGTGGTGCCGTCAGCACAGTGACCAAGTCGGGAACGAACACCCTGACCGGAAGTGCCTTTGTGTACGGACGTGCCGACTGGCTTTCAAGTCCTTATGATATTCGTGGTAATGACCGTGATGCCAGCTTCTCTACCTATCAGTATGGTGCTACGTTGGGCGGTCCGATCATTAAGAACCGCGCCCATTTCTTCCTGGCCTGGGATCATCAGGCCGATTCCCGCCCGTTGCAGATTGCCGATATCAAAAGTGCAGCCGATGAAAAGCGTTACAACGTGACGCAATCGACATTGGATCAGTATCTGGAAATCGCCCGTAATAAATATGGAGTAGCCAACTCGCCCCAATTCGGCTCTTTCGATAAGAAACAGGCTACCGATGCCGTATTCGCCCGTATCGACTGGCAGCTGAATGCGACCAACTTACTGACCATCCGCGACAACTATGTGAACGACCGTAACAAACAGGCATTGGGCGATAACAGTTCCATCAACCTGTATGAAGTATATGGTGATGTACATTCCATCGATAATAGTATCCTGGCTACTTTGCGTTCCGTACTGGGACCGCGTATCACCAACGAGTTGAAGTTACAGCATCTATACACTTCGGAAGAGAGTACACCGAATAAGCAATTGCCTTCCGCAAATATCCCCCGTGCCATCGTGGAGCGGGTACAGTCGACGGTAGACAACAAGGATGTTAATACAACTATCCAGCTGGGCGGACAACGTTATTCACCGGAGAACTTCTATAATAATGTATTGCACCTGGTAGATAACTTATACTATACCACCAATAAGATTAACTTCACCTTTGGTGCCGATCTGATGTACACCAATATGGACTCCCGCTATGGCAGTGAAGCAAACGGTCGCTTTTACTTCACCGGAATGGATAATTTCAATGACCTGAAACCTTATCGTTATGTACGTGAGGTATATCTCGATCCGGACCAGCGTGTAAAACAGAATATCCTGAATACCGGAGTGTACGGCCAGTTGCAGACGAAGCTTTTCCCCGGATTTGAAATGACGGCGGGACTTCGTATCGATAACGCCAATTACTTCAATAAAGGAAATTTCAACCAGACCGTGTATGATGAATTGGGTCTGCGTACGGACAATGGCCTGACTACTTTTCAGGTTCAGCCCCGTCTGCAATTCACCTGGGATGTAAACGAAAAGCATACCGATATTATCCGCCTCGGTGGTGGTATCTTCGCTTCGGATATCAATAACTATGCGATGATTAATAATATGGTATTCGATGGAACCAAAGTGCTGTCGGTCGATCTGACCGGTGATCTGGTTCCGACTCCCGATTTCGAGTCTTACCGCAAAGACCCGTCTACGGCTCCCGGTGCCGACCTGTTTAATAATCCGAATATTCCCAAGTTAGCCACTATCAATATGAACGGGGCTGATGCGAAAGTTCCGGTTGTCTATAAAGCAAACTTTTCTTACACCCACTTCTTTACGGATCGCCTGAAAATGGGAGTAAGCGGTTTCATGACTTTGGGACGTAATAATTATATGTACGTAGACCGGAATATGGCAGACGAACCGTTCTTCCGCCTGGCAGCCGAAGGAAACCGCGGCGTATATGTTCCTGCCGAAAGTATCAACCCGACAAACGGTGCGGCCGACTGGACACAGGGACGTAAGACGGATAAGATAGGCCGTGTACTTGAACTGAACAGTGAAGGAAAGGTGAACCAGTTTGCATTCGTTGTCGACGGAACCTGGCGTTATCTGAATGACGGGGAGATCGCTTTCAGTTATACATGGAATGATACAAGAGACAATACTTCATATAATGGTAACGTGGCTAACTCAGCAACCCTTTCTAAGATGGTTGTCGACGATCCTCGCGACCTGAGCAGAATGAGTTATTCTGATAATCAGTTCCGTCATAAAGTTGTATTTTATGGTACGGCACCTACTTTCTGGGGAGTAAGCGTCGGTCTGCGTTTCTCCGGGCTGGGAGGAACACGTTATTCACTGGCTGTGAACGGGAATGTGAATGGTGACTTTGTCTCTTCCAACGACCTGGCTTATATCTATGATCCGAACGATGCCGCAACTCCTCAATATCTGCGTGAAGGTATCCAGTCTATACTCGATAACCCGGATGTGGAAGAAAGCACCAAAAAGTATATCCGTAAAAGTTTCGGTAAAGTAGCTGAGCGCAACGGTGGCGTAAACGGTTTCTACGGAACGTTCGACCTGCGTATCGCAAAGAAATTCAAGATTTATAAGACACAAAATATCGAATTGTCTGTCGATATCTTTAACGTAGCCAACCTGTTCAGTAAGAATTGGGGTTCCGGGCATAACTTAGGTAAACAAAATATTTATTCGATCAAAAGCTTTGATTCCGAACAAAAGCAGTATGTTTACAATGTAAATGCAAATACCGGTGTTTCTAATCTGAATGGTAATCCTTATCAGGTACAGATTGGTCTCCGTTACGGATTCTAA
- a CDS encoding porin family protein, producing the protein MKRWIMFVMFLWIAAQVNAQEFSFIPKAGLNLANLTPYGADMRPGLNIGVAGEYRFSSRFALEPGLYYSMQGYQYDDKGVTSKLKCDYLNIPVYVKAYLFKGFNVFAGPQLGINVRANVSDMVVSDMPGYQKRITGSIRENVNKVDFSLGVGAGYLLDCGLAVSANYNIGLTNIFKDAGGLSDSMYDNTSNNGVIQINVGWYFSLK; encoded by the coding sequence ATGAAAAGATGGATAATGTTTGTTATGTTTCTCTGGATTGCCGCTCAGGTAAATGCCCAGGAGTTCTCTTTTATACCTAAAGCCGGGCTTAATCTGGCTAATCTGACACCTTATGGGGCCGATATGCGGCCGGGATTGAATATCGGTGTAGCCGGTGAGTATCGTTTCTCGTCGCGTTTTGCCCTTGAGCCGGGGTTGTATTATTCCATGCAAGGCTACCAGTATGATGATAAAGGCGTAACCTCTAAACTTAAATGTGACTATCTGAATATTCCGGTTTATGTCAAAGCTTATCTCTTTAAAGGTTTTAATGTCTTCGCCGGTCCCCAATTGGGAATAAACGTGAGGGCGAACGTAAGCGACATGGTTGTTTCCGATATGCCGGGATATCAGAAACGGATAACCGGTAGTATAAGGGAGAATGTGAATAAAGTCGATTTCTCTCTGGGAGTGGGAGCCGGTTATCTGTTGGATTGCGGCCTGGCGGTTTCTGCCAATTATAATATCGGTCTGACGAATATATTTAAAGATGCCGGAGGTTTGAGCGACTCTATGTATGATAATACATCCAATAATGGCGTGATACAAATCAATGTCGGTTGGTATTTTAGTCTGAAATAA